A genome region from Halarchaeum grantii includes the following:
- a CDS encoding DUF7558 family protein, producing the protein MQQTLVGCAFCDAPPGTETGEAHTWGQDERVTHPICVDCAIQTEPDPDEHDHVACDGCGLVVDTLAALTRFRVELGHLEGPLQLCARCSPGGLATYWTRDLKEHLVARPAE; encoded by the coding sequence ATGCAGCAAACGCTCGTCGGCTGTGCGTTCTGCGACGCCCCGCCCGGCACCGAGACTGGTGAGGCCCACACCTGGGGACAGGACGAGCGGGTCACCCACCCGATCTGTGTCGACTGTGCGATTCAGACGGAGCCGGATCCCGACGAGCACGATCACGTCGCCTGTGACGGCTGTGGGCTGGTGGTCGACACGCTCGCTGCCCTCACGCGGTTCCGGGTGGAACTCGGGCATCTGGAAGGCCCGTTGCAGTTGTGCGCCCGCTGTAGTCCGGGCGGGCTCGCGACGTACTGGACGCGTGACCTCAAGGAGCACCTCGTCGCGAGGCCGGCGGAGTGA
- a CDS encoding DUF7437 domain-containing protein has protein sequence MSRTSNRADGDIVRDFLSVAALLEEPQLAQLYAYLARESEATVQDAMDDLELAQGTAYSYVNRLVDAGVVDVTDDGQPRRYAARPIDLTVTTAAGDREYTITPALIDAVGRRETNADIDTYIDRHGVAGLATALTYAVARERGEVTHRLMAEDLDISPLAAEMILQALHPVVHEHYDIEEGGASLDEVNVGDGDDDTSDA, from the coding sequence ATGTCACGCACTTCAAACCGGGCCGACGGCGACATTGTTCGCGACTTCCTCTCGGTCGCGGCCCTCCTCGAGGAGCCACAACTGGCTCAGCTGTACGCGTACCTCGCTCGGGAGAGCGAGGCGACGGTCCAGGACGCGATGGACGACCTCGAACTTGCCCAGGGGACCGCCTACAGCTACGTCAACCGGCTCGTCGACGCCGGTGTCGTCGACGTCACCGACGACGGGCAGCCCCGTCGGTACGCCGCCCGCCCGATCGACCTGACCGTGACGACGGCTGCTGGTGACCGCGAGTACACGATCACGCCGGCGCTCATCGACGCCGTCGGCCGTCGCGAGACGAATGCGGACATCGATACCTACATCGACCGCCACGGCGTCGCCGGGCTCGCAACGGCGCTCACCTACGCCGTCGCTCGGGAGCGCGGCGAAGTGACCCACCGGCTGATGGCCGAGGACCTGGACATCTCGCCGCTGGCCGCGGAGATGATTCTGCAGGCGCTCCACCCCGTCGTCCACGAGCACTACGACATCGAGGAGGGAGGGGCATCTCTAGATGAGGTGAACGTCGGCGACGGCGACGACGACACTAGCGACGCGTGA